The following proteins come from a genomic window of Limnohabitans sp. 103DPR2:
- a CDS encoding MFS transporter — protein sequence MASNLVQQRKAWSVLIVSTLAFTVCFMVWMMFGVIGVPIKKMLNLNTTQFGLLMAMPVLTGSLVRVPLGIWTDRYGGRIVMTLLMALTVPAIWLMSYATSYWHFLVIGLFVGLAGGSFSVGTPYVARWFSKNKQGMAMGVYGAGNSGSAVNKFVAPLILVAFGWTAVPQVYAAIMAITVVLFWLFSHSDPTHLVQSQVSLKDQIKSLKDPRVLKYCQYYSIVFGGYVALALWMVQYYIGEYSLDIRVAALLAACFSLPGGVLRAVGGVLSDKYGAHNVTWWVMWVSWICLFLLSYPQTEFTIATVTGPQTFVIGLNVYTFTVLLFILGIAFAFGKASVFKYIANDYSGNIGAISGIVGLAGGLGGFVLPILFGALVDLTGVRSSAFMLMYGVVWVSLIWMYWTEVRQTDVMGPRELIAAPAEQRT from the coding sequence ATGGCAAGTAATCTGGTTCAACAGCGCAAAGCATGGTCGGTGCTGATTGTCAGCACCCTGGCATTCACGGTTTGCTTCATGGTGTGGATGATGTTTGGTGTGATCGGCGTGCCGATCAAAAAAATGCTGAACCTGAATACCACGCAATTCGGCTTGTTGATGGCTATGCCAGTGTTGACTGGCTCGTTGGTTAGGGTGCCGCTGGGCATCTGGACCGACCGTTATGGCGGACGCATCGTCATGACGTTGCTGATGGCTTTAACGGTGCCGGCGATCTGGCTCATGTCTTACGCCACATCTTATTGGCATTTTTTGGTGATCGGCTTGTTTGTAGGTCTTGCGGGTGGATCGTTTTCAGTGGGTACGCCTTACGTGGCGCGCTGGTTTTCCAAAAATAAACAGGGCATGGCCATGGGGGTTTACGGCGCAGGCAACTCGGGCTCAGCCGTCAATAAATTTGTGGCTCCGTTGATCCTGGTGGCATTTGGCTGGACGGCCGTGCCACAGGTGTATGCGGCCATCATGGCGATCACGGTGGTGCTGTTCTGGTTGTTCAGCCATAGCGATCCGACGCACCTGGTGCAAAGTCAAGTGTCATTAAAGGACCAGATCAAGTCGCTCAAAGACCCCCGCGTACTCAAGTACTGCCAGTACTACAGCATCGTGTTTGGTGGCTACGTGGCGCTTGCTTTGTGGATGGTGCAGTACTACATCGGTGAATACAGTCTAGATATCCGCGTGGCGGCTTTGCTGGCAGCTTGCTTCTCTCTGCCCGGTGGCGTGCTGCGCGCCGTGGGTGGGGTGCTCAGCGACAAATACGGAGCGCACAACGTCACATGGTGGGTGATGTGGGTCAGCTGGATCTGCCTCTTCCTTCTGTCCTATCCGCAAACTGAATTCACTATCGCCACCGTGACTGGGCCGCAAACCTTCGTCATTGGCCTGAACGTCTATACCTTCACAGTTTTACTGTTCATCCTGGGTATAGCGTTTGCCTTCGGCAAGGCGAGCGTTTTCAAGTACATCGCCAATGACTACTCCGGCAACATTGGCGCCATCAGTGGCATCGTTGGCTTAGCTGGTGGCCTGGGTGGCTTTGTCTTACCTATCTTGTTTGGTGCGCTGGTGGACCTGACCGGCGTGCGCAGCAGCGCCTTCATGCTGATGTACGGCGTGGTCTGGGTCTCTCTCATCTGGATGTACTGGACCGAAGTGCGCCAGACCGACGTCATGGGGCCAAGGGAATTGATCGCTGCACCAGCCGAGCAGCGCACCTAA
- a CDS encoding nitrate reductase subunit alpha, with translation MSHFLDRLNYFSNPKEPFSGGHGVTTDEDRTWEDAYRNRWAHDKIVRSTHGVNCTGSCSWKIYVKGGIVTWETQQTDYPRTRADLPNHEPRGCARGASYSWYLYSANRVKYPMIRARLLQHWRAALAVAKSPVDAWASIVQNEDARREWQQQRGLGGFVRSTWDEVNQLIASANVYTAKQYGPDRIIGFSPIPAMSMVSYAAGSRYLSLIGGVCMSFYDWYCDLPPASPQVWGEQTDVPESADWYNSTYIIAWGSNVPQTRTPDAHFFTEVRYKGAKTVAITPDYAEISKLADLWMHPKQGTDAAIAMAMGHVILKEFYFDKRSAYFDDYVRRYTDMPNLVQLEERTLPDGRKVAVPARYLRASDFNGKLGQDNNPEWKTVALDQNDRVVLPNGSIGFRWGAEGRSDAGKWNLDNKEARGGNEVKLKLSLMEGEASEYEVGEVAFPYFGGIDTPNFSANKQASAVDDVLVRHVPVRRIKLGKAGEERYALVATVFDLTAANYGVARGLPGENAATSYDHDTPYTPAWQEKITGVKRDQVIAVARQFADNADKTRGKSMVIIGAAMNHWYHSDMNYRGIINMLMMCGCIGQSGGGWAHYVGQEKLRPQTGWTALAFALDWVRPPRQMNSTSFFYAHTDQWRYERLGVEEILSPLADKSKFGGSMIDYNVRAERMGWLPSAPQLQTNPMQVVKDAQAQGMDPKDYAVKALKDGSLKMSCEDPDHPLNWPRNMFVWRSNILGSSGKGHEYFLKHLLGTSHGVQGKDLGAEDAKPTEVTWHDKAPEGKLDLLVTLDFRMSTTCLYSDIVLPTATWYEKNDLNTSDMHPFIHPLSTAVDPAWQSKSDWEIYKGFAKAFSEVCVGHLGVEKELMLMPLMHDTPAELAQAFDVKEWSKGECELIPGKTGPQISVVERDYPNTYKRFTALGPLMEKAGNGGKGIGWNTTDEVHQLGELNGKVRAEGVTQGMPNISTDIDACEVVLQLAPETNGHVAVKAWEALSKITGRDHTHLALHREDEKIRFRDIQAQPRKIISSPTWSGLESEKVSYNAGYTNVHEYIPWRTLTGRQQFYLDHPWMQAFGEGMTSYRPPVDLKTVDEMIDRRPNGNKEISLNFITPHQKWGIHSTYSDNLHMLTLNRGGPVIWLSEDDAKNAGIVDNDWVELFNSNGAIAARAVVSQRVNPGMVMMYHAQEKTINTPGSEITGIRGGIHNSVTRIVTKPTHMIGGYAQFSYGFNYYGTIGTNRDEFVVVRKMRKVDWLDGEAPATVQA, from the coding sequence ATGAGCCATTTTCTGGACCGACTGAATTACTTTTCAAACCCCAAAGAGCCTTTCTCGGGCGGGCACGGTGTGACCACCGACGAAGATCGCACTTGGGAAGACGCCTACCGCAACCGCTGGGCGCACGACAAGATTGTGCGAAGCACTCACGGTGTGAACTGTACTGGCTCGTGCTCTTGGAAAATCTATGTCAAGGGCGGCATCGTCACTTGGGAAACCCAGCAGACCGATTACCCGCGCACCCGCGCTGATTTGCCCAACCACGAGCCGCGCGGTTGTGCCCGTGGCGCTTCGTATTCTTGGTATTTATACAGCGCGAACCGTGTCAAGTACCCGATGATCCGCGCCCGTTTGCTGCAGCACTGGCGCGCCGCGCTGGCTGTAGCCAAGAGCCCGGTGGACGCCTGGGCCAGCATCGTGCAAAACGAAGACGCCCGCCGCGAGTGGCAGCAGCAGCGCGGCCTGGGCGGCTTTGTGCGCAGCACATGGGACGAAGTCAACCAACTTATTGCCAGTGCCAACGTCTATACCGCCAAACAATACGGCCCTGACCGCATCATCGGCTTTTCGCCCATTCCGGCCATGTCCATGGTCAGCTACGCCGCAGGCAGCCGTTACCTGTCGCTTATTGGCGGCGTGTGCATGAGCTTTTACGACTGGTATTGCGACTTGCCACCTGCCAGTCCGCAAGTCTGGGGCGAACAGACCGATGTGCCCGAGTCAGCAGATTGGTACAACTCGACTTACATCATCGCCTGGGGCTCCAACGTGCCGCAGACGCGCACGCCCGATGCCCACTTCTTTACCGAGGTACGCTACAAAGGGGCCAAGACCGTGGCCATCACGCCCGACTATGCCGAGATCAGCAAGCTTGCCGATTTGTGGATGCACCCCAAGCAGGGCACCGATGCAGCCATTGCTATGGCCATGGGCCATGTGATCCTGAAAGAGTTTTACTTCGACAAGCGCAGCGCCTACTTTGATGACTATGTGCGCCGCTACACCGACATGCCCAACCTGGTGCAGCTCGAAGAGCGCACCTTGCCCGATGGCCGCAAGGTCGCGGTGCCCGCCCGCTACCTGCGGGCTAGCGACTTCAACGGCAAGCTTGGCCAGGACAACAACCCCGAGTGGAAAACCGTGGCGCTGGACCAGAACGACCGCGTAGTCCTGCCTAATGGCTCCATTGGTTTCCGCTGGGGTGCTGAAGGCCGCAGTGACGCTGGCAAATGGAATCTCGATAACAAAGAGGCGCGAGGCGGCAACGAAGTCAAGCTCAAGCTGAGCCTGATGGAGGGTGAGGCAAGTGAGTACGAAGTGGGCGAGGTAGCGTTCCCGTATTTTGGCGGCATCGACACCCCCAACTTCAGTGCCAACAAACAAGCCAGCGCGGTGGACGATGTGCTGGTGCGGCATGTTCCGGTGCGACGCATCAAGCTGGGCAAGGCCGGTGAAGAGCGCTACGCCCTGGTGGCCACGGTGTTTGACCTGACGGCTGCCAACTACGGCGTAGCTCGAGGACTGCCCGGCGAAAACGCCGCCACCAGCTATGACCACGACACCCCCTACACCCCTGCCTGGCAGGAAAAGATCACCGGCGTGAAGCGCGACCAAGTGATCGCCGTAGCCCGCCAGTTTGCCGACAACGCCGACAAGACTCGTGGCAAGTCTATGGTCATCATCGGCGCGGCCATGAACCACTGGTACCACAGCGACATGAACTACCGCGGCATCATCAACATGCTGATGATGTGCGGTTGCATTGGCCAAAGCGGTGGCGGCTGGGCGCACTATGTGGGCCAGGAAAAGCTGCGTCCCCAGACCGGCTGGACCGCGCTGGCTTTTGCGCTGGACTGGGTGCGCCCACCTCGCCAGATGAACAGCACCAGCTTCTTTTATGCGCATACCGACCAGTGGCGCTACGAGCGGCTGGGCGTGGAGGAGATCCTCTCGCCGCTGGCTGACAAGTCCAAGTTTGGCGGCAGCATGATCGACTACAACGTGCGCGCCGAGCGCATGGGCTGGCTGCCCAGTGCGCCGCAGCTGCAGACCAACCCGATGCAGGTCGTCAAGGACGCACAGGCTCAGGGCATGGACCCCAAAGACTACGCGGTCAAGGCCTTGAAGGACGGCAGCCTCAAGATGAGCTGCGAAGACCCAGACCACCCGCTCAACTGGCCGCGCAACATGTTTGTTTGGCGTTCCAACATCCTGGGGTCTTCGGGCAAGGGGCACGAGTATTTCCTCAAGCATCTGCTGGGCACCTCCCACGGTGTGCAGGGCAAGGACCTGGGGGCCGAAGACGCCAAGCCGACCGAAGTGACTTGGCATGACAAAGCGCCCGAAGGCAAGCTGGACCTCTTGGTGACGCTGGACTTCCGCATGAGCACGACTTGCCTGTATTCGGACATCGTGCTGCCCACCGCCACTTGGTACGAGAAGAACGACCTCAACACCAGCGACATGCACCCCTTCATCCACCCGCTGTCCACCGCCGTGGACCCGGCCTGGCAAAGCAAGAGCGATTGGGAAATTTACAAAGGTTTCGCCAAAGCCTTCAGCGAAGTGTGTGTGGGCCATCTGGGCGTTGAAAAAGAGCTGATGCTCATGCCTTTGATGCACGACACTCCGGCCGAGCTGGCCCAGGCCTTTGATGTGAAAGAATGGAGTAAAGGCGAGTGCGAGCTGATTCCCGGTAAAACCGGGCCCCAAATCTCGGTGGTAGAGCGCGATTACCCCAACACCTACAAACGCTTCACGGCGCTGGGCCCTTTGATGGAAAAAGCGGGTAACGGTGGCAAGGGCATTGGCTGGAACACTACCGACGAAGTACACCAGCTTGGCGAGCTCAATGGCAAGGTCCGCGCGGAGGGCGTTACACAGGGCATGCCCAACATCAGCACCGATATCGATGCTTGCGAAGTGGTGCTGCAACTGGCCCCCGAGACCAACGGCCATGTGGCAGTCAAGGCATGGGAGGCGCTCAGCAAAATCACCGGGCGCGACCACACGCACCTGGCCTTGCACCGCGAAGACGAAAAAATCCGTTTCCGCGACATCCAAGCCCAGCCGCGCAAGATCATCAGTTCGCCCACCTGGTCGGGGCTGGAGAGTGAAAAGGTCTCCTACAACGCCGGTTACACCAATGTGCACGAGTACATCCCGTGGCGAACGCTCACCGGGCGTCAGCAGTTTTATCTAGACCACCCCTGGATGCAGGCATTTGGCGAAGGCATGACCAGTTACCGCCCACCCGTGGACCTGAAGACGGTGGACGAGATGATTGACCGCAGGCCCAACGGAAACAAGGAAATCTCGCTCAACTTCATCACGCCGCACCAAAAATGGGGCATCCACAGCACGTACAGCGACAACCTGCATATGCTCACGCTCAACCGGGGGGGGCCGGTGATTTGGCTCAGCGAAGACGATGCGAAAAACGCAGGCATTGTGGACAACGACTGGGTCGAACTGTTCAACAGCAACGGCGCGATTGCGGCCCGTGCCGTGGTCAGCCAGCGGGTCAATCCGGGCATGGTCATGATGTACCACGCGCAGGAAAAAACCATCAACACCCCCGGCTCGGAAATCACCGGTATTCGTGGCGGCATCCACAACTCGGTCACCCGCATCGTGACCAAGCCCACCCACATGATCGGCGGCTACGCCCAGTTCAGCTACGGCTTCAACTACTACGGAACCATTGGTACCAACCGCGATGAATTTGTCGTAGTGCGCAAGATGCGCAAGGTGGATTGGCTCGACGGTGAAGCCCCTGCCACTGTGCAGGCTTGA
- the narI gene encoding respiratory nitrate reductase subunit gamma translates to MSYLDHFIFGVYPYIALSVFLLGSLIRFDRDQYSWKSDSSQLLRRGQLRWGSNLFHVGVLFLFGGHSVGMLTPHFVYESFMSAGYKQLLAMVSGGVFGVLGFVGVTLLLHRRLSDDRIRVNSKTSDIVLLVLLWAQFALGLATIPLSAQHLDGSMMLKLAEWAQRIVTFRGGAVELLAEASWIFKAHMFLGMSIFFIFPFTRLVHVWSGFGTLGYVVRPYQVVRSRRVGMTPRSPFGRS, encoded by the coding sequence ATGAGCTACTTGGACCACTTCATCTTTGGCGTTTATCCCTACATCGCGCTGAGCGTGTTTTTGCTTGGCAGCCTGATCCGTTTTGACCGTGACCAGTACAGCTGGAAGAGTGATTCTTCGCAGCTGCTGCGCAGAGGCCAGTTGCGCTGGGGAAGTAACCTGTTCCATGTGGGCGTTCTGTTCTTGTTTGGCGGGCACAGCGTGGGCATGCTCACGCCGCACTTTGTGTACGAGTCTTTCATGAGCGCGGGCTACAAGCAGCTGCTGGCAATGGTCTCGGGCGGTGTGTTTGGCGTGCTCGGCTTTGTGGGGGTCACGCTACTCTTGCACCGCCGTTTATCGGACGACCGCATCCGGGTCAACAGCAAAACCAGCGACATCGTGCTGCTGGTCTTGCTGTGGGCGCAGTTTGCGCTGGGCCTGGCTACCATCCCGCTGTCGGCCCAGCACTTGGACGGTAGCATGATGCTCAAGCTGGCCGAATGGGCGCAGCGCATCGTCACTTTCCGTGGCGGTGCAGTAGAGCTGCTGGCCGAAGCCAGCTGGATTTTCAAGGCCCACATGTTCTTGGGCATGAGCATCTTCTTTATCTTTCCGTTCACCCGGCTGGTGCACGTCTGGAGCGGTTTTGGCACGCTGGGTTATGTGGTGCGCCCATACCAAGTGGTGCGCAGCCGCCGCGTGGGCATGACGCCACGGTCCCCGTTTGGCCGTAGCTGA
- a CDS encoding response regulator, producing MIEPIELLVVDDHTLFRRGLMALLSQDERFRIVGEAGDVGEALRVLATTRPHMLLLDNHLPGVKGVDAIGSLKELAPDLRILMLTVSEDEDDLSRALHNGADGYLLKTSESDQLCEALVKVHEGHSVISPTMLNKLVSGLRQPAVTPLAPENIPISEDPLQLLHMLSPREKDIFILVAQSLSNKQIARDLDIAETTVKIHIQHIFKKMMLNSRVQIAIFAATNGIV from the coding sequence ATGATCGAACCTATTGAGCTTTTGGTGGTCGATGACCACACCTTGTTCCGCCGGGGGCTGATGGCCCTGTTATCGCAGGACGAGCGCTTTCGCATAGTGGGAGAGGCAGGTGATGTGGGTGAGGCCTTGCGTGTGCTGGCCACAACACGGCCACATATGTTGCTGTTGGACAACCACCTGCCTGGTGTAAAGGGGGTGGATGCCATTGGATCGCTTAAAGAGTTGGCCCCTGATTTGCGCATCCTGATGCTCACCGTAAGCGAAGATGAGGACGATTTGTCCCGAGCCCTGCACAACGGGGCCGATGGTTATTTACTCAAAACCTCCGAATCGGATCAACTGTGCGAGGCACTGGTCAAGGTGCATGAAGGTCATTCGGTCATCAGTCCGACCATGCTGAACAAACTGGTGTCTGGATTGCGCCAGCCTGCTGTTACGCCTCTGGCACCTGAAAACATTCCCATCTCGGAAGACCCTTTGCAGTTGCTACACATGCTCTCGCCTCGCGAAAAAGATATCTTTATCTTGGTGGCTCAAAGCCTGAGCAACAAGCAAATTGCCCGTGATCTGGACATTGCCGAAACCACTGTGAAGATCCACATTCAGCACATCTTCAAAAAGATGATGCTGAATTCCCGGGTTCAGATCGCGATTTTCGCGGCAACAAACGGAATTGTTTGA
- the narH gene encoding nitrate reductase subunit beta: MKIRAQIAMVLNLDKCIGCHTCSVTCKNVWTSRPGVEYAWFNNVETKPGIGYPKDWENQDRWNGGWTRKADGSIEPKQGGKWKLLMRIFSNPNMPQIDDYYEPFTYDYEHLQGAPESKATPTARPRSLITGQRMQKIEWGPNWEEILGGEFSKRSKDANLANFEQVQKDMVGQFENTFMMYLPRLCEHCLNPACVASCPSGSIYKREDDGIVLIDQDKCRGWRMCVSGCPYKKIYYNWQSGKAEKCIFCYPRIEAGQPTVCSETCVGRIRYLGVVLYDADRIAEAASTENEKDLYQSQLDIFLNPNDPKVIEQARLDGIPEAWLEGARNSPVYKMAIDWKVALPLHPEYRTLPMVWYVPPLSPITAAANAGHVGMNGELPDVSQMRIPVQYLANLLTAGDTAPVTRALERMLAMRTYQRSKHVDGIDNLAVLEQTGLTVAQVEEMYHVMAIANYEDRFVIPSSHREYAENTFDMRGGCGFSFGNGCSDGQSEASLFGGDKRRTIPIQPVV, from the coding sequence ATGAAAATTCGTGCACAAATTGCGATGGTGCTGAACCTAGACAAATGCATCGGTTGCCACACCTGCTCGGTCACCTGCAAAAACGTCTGGACCAGCCGACCCGGCGTGGAATACGCCTGGTTCAACAACGTGGAAACCAAGCCCGGCATTGGCTACCCCAAGGACTGGGAAAACCAGGATCGCTGGAACGGCGGCTGGACACGCAAGGCCGATGGTTCCATCGAGCCCAAGCAGGGCGGCAAATGGAAACTGCTCATGCGTATTTTTTCCAATCCGAACATGCCGCAGATTGACGATTACTACGAGCCCTTTACCTACGATTACGAACACCTGCAGGGTGCGCCCGAGTCCAAGGCCACGCCCACTGCGCGTCCGCGCAGCCTGATCACCGGCCAGCGCATGCAAAAGATCGAGTGGGGCCCTAACTGGGAAGAAATTCTGGGGGGCGAGTTCAGCAAGCGCAGCAAAGACGCCAACCTGGCCAATTTCGAGCAGGTGCAAAAAGACATGGTGGGTCAGTTTGAAAACACCTTCATGATGTATTTGCCTCGCCTTTGCGAGCACTGTCTGAACCCGGCGTGCGTTGCCTCGTGCCCCTCTGGCTCGATCTACAAGCGCGAGGACGACGGCATTGTGCTGATCGATCAGGACAAATGCCGTGGCTGGCGCATGTGCGTGAGCGGCTGCCCCTACAAGAAGATTTACTACAACTGGCAAAGCGGCAAGGCCGAGAAATGCATCTTCTGCTACCCGCGCATTGAAGCGGGTCAGCCCACGGTGTGCTCGGAAACCTGTGTGGGCCGCATCCGTTACCTGGGTGTGGTGCTGTATGACGCAGACCGCATCGCCGAAGCGGCCAGCACCGAAAACGAAAAAGACCTCTACCAGTCCCAGCTCGATATATTCCTGAACCCGAACGACCCCAAGGTGATCGAGCAGGCTAGGCTGGACGGCATTCCCGAGGCTTGGCTGGAGGGCGCACGCAACAGCCCGGTTTACAAAATGGCCATCGACTGGAAAGTGGCGCTGCCGCTGCACCCCGAGTACCGCACGCTGCCCATGGTCTGGTACGTGCCACCGCTATCGCCCATCACGGCGGCTGCCAACGCAGGCCATGTGGGCATGAACGGCGAGCTGCCCGATGTGTCGCAAATGCGCATTCCGGTGCAGTACCTGGCCAACCTGCTCACCGCCGGTGACACCGCACCTGTGACCCGCGCCTTGGAGCGCATGCTGGCCATGCGCACTTACCAGCGCAGCAAACATGTGGACGGCATAGACAACCTGGCGGTGCTGGAGCAAACCGGTCTGACGGTGGCTCAGGTCGAAGAGATGTACCACGTCATGGCGATTGCCAATTACGAAGACCGCTTTGTGATCCCCAGCTCGCACCGCGAATATGCCGAGAACACTTTTGACATGCGCGGCGGTTGCGGCTTCTCGTTTGGCAACGGTTGCTCGGACGGCCAGTCCGAAGCGAGTCTGTTCGGTGGCGACAAGCGCCGCACCATCCCCATCCAGCCTGTGGTCTGA
- a CDS encoding MFS transporter: MNTSSKQTAGSSTDIDDWRPEDEKFWENTGKRIAYRNLWISVPALLCGFAIWGMWGIITVQMLNLGFPFSQAELFSLTAISGLAGATMRIPASFLIRLSGGRNTIFLTTAMLLAPAVGTGIALQHPEWPLWVFQLMALWSGVGGGNFASSMSNIGTFFPKRLQGTALGLNAGLGNFGVTTMQIVIPLVMTVSLFGDLGGEPMTLVKDSGWILGKITAGTTTWVQNAGFAWVLSLVPLSVICFFGMNNLTTVSPNMGGTIPAFLKIIWLYTLSFLPAGVGLYLYLPAPSGLGMLNMWLTMPLIIVSTLMVMKLTAFGTMKDNIAAQFSIFKNKHTWAMTVLYIVTFGSFIGFSMALPLSITVIFGISHVPDASGVLQHTLKNPNAPSALTYAWIGPFVGALVRPIGGWLSDKTGGSIVTQCISAVMVVASGAVGYVMWLAYQSTTPEQYFLMFMLLFVLLFTASGIGNGSTFRSIAVIFDRQQAGPVLGWTSAVAAYGAFIAPVVIGQQIKAGSPEVAMYGFAVFYALCLGLNWWFYLRAGAEIRNP, from the coding sequence ATGAACACATCTTCTAAGCAAACCGCAGGAAGCTCAACCGATATTGACGACTGGCGTCCCGAAGACGAAAAATTTTGGGAAAACACCGGCAAGCGCATCGCCTACCGCAACCTCTGGATCTCAGTGCCTGCTCTCTTATGCGGCTTCGCCATCTGGGGCATGTGGGGCATCATCACCGTGCAGATGCTAAACCTGGGCTTCCCGTTCAGTCAAGCCGAGCTGTTCAGCCTCACGGCCATCTCGGGCCTAGCGGGCGCGACCATGCGCATTCCCGCTTCGTTTTTGATTCGCTTGTCCGGTGGGCGTAACACCATTTTCTTGACAACCGCCATGCTGCTGGCTCCAGCCGTAGGCACGGGCATTGCCTTGCAGCACCCCGAGTGGCCCTTGTGGGTTTTCCAGCTCATGGCCTTGTGGTCGGGCGTGGGCGGCGGCAACTTCGCGAGCTCCATGTCCAACATTGGCACTTTTTTCCCTAAGCGTCTGCAGGGCACGGCGCTGGGGCTGAATGCGGGTTTGGGCAATTTTGGTGTGACTACCATGCAGATTGTGATTCCGCTGGTCATGACCGTGAGCCTGTTTGGTGACCTGGGCGGTGAACCCATGACGCTGGTGAAAGACAGCGGTTGGATTCTCGGCAAGATCACCGCAGGCACGACCACCTGGGTGCAAAACGCAGGCTTTGCCTGGGTACTGTCGCTGGTGCCTTTGTCGGTGATCTGCTTTTTCGGCATGAATAATCTGACCACCGTCTCGCCCAACATGGGCGGCACCATACCCGCCTTTTTGAAAATCATCTGGCTCTACACCTTGTCGTTCTTGCCTGCCGGGGTGGGCCTGTATTTGTACCTGCCCGCACCAAGCGGTTTGGGTATGCTCAACATGTGGCTGACCATGCCGCTCATCATCGTGAGCACATTGATGGTGATGAAGCTCACCGCCTTTGGAACCATGAAGGACAACATCGCGGCCCAGTTTTCGATTTTCAAGAACAAACACACCTGGGCCATGACGGTGCTCTACATTGTCACCTTCGGCAGCTTCATCGGCTTTTCGATGGCCTTGCCGCTGTCGATCACGGTGATCTTTGGCATCAGCCATGTGCCAGATGCCAGCGGCGTGCTGCAGCACACCCTCAAAAACCCCAACGCGCCTTCGGCCCTGACCTATGCCTGGATCGGCCCCTTTGTGGGCGCGCTGGTCCGGCCGATTGGCGGCTGGCTGTCGGATAAGACTGGCGGATCCATCGTCACGCAATGCATCTCGGCGGTGATGGTGGTGGCCTCGGGGGCGGTGGGTTATGTCATGTGGTTGGCCTACCAGTCGACCACGCCTGAGCAGTACTTTTTGATGTTCATGCTTCTGTTTGTTTTGTTGTTCACTGCCAGTGGCATTGGCAATGGCTCGACCTTTCGCAGCATCGCAGTGATTTTTGACCGCCAGCAAGCCGGCCCCGTGCTGGGCTGGACATCTGCGGTGGCTGCCTACGGCGCTTTCATCGCGCCCGTAGTGATTGGCCAGCAGATCAAGGCGGGCTCTCCCGAGGTGGCGATGTATGGCTTTGCCGTGTTTTACGCGCTGTGCCTTGGGCTCAACTGGTGGTTTTACCTGCGCGCCGGAGCGGAGATCCGCAACCCCTGA
- the narJ gene encoding nitrate reductase molybdenum cofactor assembly chaperone: protein MKNNRYTLRALSQLLSYPDAAQRAQLPQLMPVLKEEDALSAARQAELQTLVTHLQRLDSLDAESRYVETFDRGRATCLHLFEHVHGDSRDRGPAMIDLTKTYEQSGLFLSPDELPDHLCVVLEFASTQPPEVAKSFLGEMAHILNAIFSALLKRESPYAVVLAAVLELAGHKAQAVQIVADEPLDESWSEPEAFDGCSTRGQARPGEAQPVHIVRKTSTQTRGVAA, encoded by the coding sequence ATGAAAAACAACCGATACACCTTGCGCGCGCTGTCGCAGCTCTTGTCTTACCCGGACGCTGCACAGCGCGCACAGCTGCCCCAGCTGATGCCGGTGCTGAAAGAAGAGGACGCTTTGAGCGCAGCACGTCAGGCAGAACTGCAAACCTTGGTCACGCACTTGCAGCGCTTAGACAGCTTGGACGCCGAGTCGCGCTATGTGGAGACCTTCGACCGGGGCCGCGCCACTTGCCTGCACCTGTTCGAGCATGTGCATGGCGACTCGCGCGACCGGGGTCCGGCCATGATCGACCTAACCAAGACCTATGAACAGTCGGGCCTGTTCCTGTCGCCGGACGAGCTGCCCGACCATTTGTGCGTGGTGCTCGAGTTCGCATCGACCCAGCCCCCCGAGGTGGCCAAGTCCTTTTTGGGCGAGATGGCGCACATCCTGAACGCCATCTTCAGCGCCTTGCTCAAACGCGAGAGCCCTTATGCGGTGGTTCTGGCGGCGGTGCTGGAGCTGGCCGGGCACAAGGCCCAGGCGGTGCAGATCGTCGCCGACGAGCCACTTGACGAGAGCTGGAGCGAGCCCGAAGCCTTTGACGGTTGCAGCACACGCGGCCAGGCTCGGCCGGGCGAGGCGCAGCCCGTTCACATCGTCAGAAAAACATCCACCCAAACTCGGGGAGTTGCAGCATGA